A window of Cloacibacillus sp. genomic DNA:
ATTACAAAAAGCGTCAACGGTGAAGATACCAAAGACGGCAAAAAAGCATCAGACACAATGGGAATGAAGCACCGTGTAGATTCTGGCATCTATGTATTCTTCGGAAGCATTAATCCTCAGCTTGCTGAAAAAACTGGCTTCAGCGAAGAAGACGCGATGAAAATAAAAGAAGTACTGCCTAAACTCTTTGAGAACGACGCTTCATCCGCCAGGCCTGATGGCACAATGAAGGTTGAAAAGGTTTTCTGGTGGAAGCACACTTGTAAAAGCGGCCAGTATTCCTCAGCAAGGGTTCACGGCTCCCTTAAGGTAGAACCAGATGGTACGTATGCCATTTCCCCGCTTGAGGGGCTGGTGCCGGAAGAGATCCCTGGATTTTAACCGCGATTAACGTTGATGTATTCCGATGACGACCTCATTCTGATATCCGGCCTGCAGCATCTGACTTTCTGTGAGAGACAGTGGATGCTTATCCATGTCGAACAGCTGTGGGCCGAAAATCTTCTTACCATTGAGGGCGACCACCTGCATCAGAATGTTCATCAAATTGGAAGCGAAAGCCGCGGCTCTGTAAAACTCGCCTCGGGTCTCCAGCTGTGTTCCTCAAGACTTGGCCTTTACGGTGTGGCCGACATGGTCGAGTTTCACCGTGACGACGAAAACGGCGTCATCATCCCAGCGTTTAAAGATAAGACAAAAAAATGGCAGCCGTATCCTATTGAATACAAAAGAGGCCGCAAACGCTGGGATACCGCAGATGAAGTGCAGATGTGCGCACAGGCCATATGTCTTGAAGAGATGTTGGGCTGCAAGATCGAAGAGGGAGCTTTATTTTATGGCGAACCAAAACGGAGGACGCAGATATCACTTACCGCAAAACTTCGTGAGGAAGTGGAGGCCAAATGCGCGAGAGCACGCCAGCTTGCCGCCGGCCTCTCACCGCCAGTCTATACGCCTGGAAAACAGTGCAAAAACTGCTCCATGCAGGAGTACTGCATGCCTGACGAAACTCGATTCTCGGACAGGTCGCGCAAATATTGTGAGAGTCTTTTTAAGTTAAAAGACGGATTTATTGGAGAATAACAATGAAAAGATTGCTCAACAGCCTCTTTGTGATGACTCAAGGCGCGTGGCTTTCTCAAAAAGGTGAAAATATCATAGTCCATCTGAATAAAGAAGAAAGCCGCGCATTTCCTCTGCACCTCTTTGATTCTGTGCTTTGTTTCGGGCAGGTGAACGTAACGCCCCCTCTTTTAGGTTTCTGTGCGGAAAACGGTGTGCCCATTACTTTTTTCACGGAATATGGGAAATTTTTAGCCTCGGTGCACGGGCCTGTCAGTGGAAACGTCCTTCTCCGCAAAGAACAATACCGGATATCGGATGCCGCATTACGCAGCGTCTGCATCGTGCGTTCTCTACTAGCGGCCAAAATCAACAATAGCCGGACCGTTCTTCAGCGTTTTTTAAGAGACCATCCGCAAGATGGGCCGATAGAGAAGAAATTTAGGGAAAATATAGCTCAGCTTGAAGGGTATCTTGCGCAGCTTCGCGACAAAAATGATATAGAGGAGATGCGCGGAATAGAGGGCATCTCCGCAAGGCTCTATTTTGATCTCTTCGATACTCTTATAGTTCAGCAGAAGGACGATTTTATTTTTATTGATGATGGAAGAGCTGGAACTCATTTAAATGGATACTCAGTTTTAAGTTATACAGATTTTATTAAACAGCCAGTATCAAATAAGCTTGTTACAATCGCAATTGCGAATAGT
This region includes:
- the cas4 gene encoding CRISPR-associated protein Cas4 produces the protein MYSDDDLILISGLQHLTFCERQWMLIHVEQLWAENLLTIEGDHLHQNVHQIGSESRGSVKLASGLQLCSSRLGLYGVADMVEFHRDDENGVIIPAFKDKTKKWQPYPIEYKRGRKRWDTADEVQMCAQAICLEEMLGCKIEEGALFYGEPKRRTQISLTAKLREEVEAKCARARQLAAGLSPPVYTPGKQCKNCSMQEYCMPDETRFSDRSRKYCESLFKLKDGFIGE
- the cas1 gene encoding CRISPR-associated endonuclease Cas1; the protein is MKRLLNSLFVMTQGAWLSQKGENIIVHLNKEESRAFPLHLFDSVLCFGQVNVTPPLLGFCAENGVPITFFTEYGKFLASVHGPVSGNVLLRKEQYRISDAALRSVCIVRSLLAAKINNSRTVLQRFLRDHPQDGPIEKKFRENIAQLEGYLAQLRDKNDIEEMRGIEGISARLYFDLFDTLIVQQKDDFIFIDDGRAGTHLNGYSVLSYTDFIKQPVSNKLVTIAIANS